The Corynebacterium auriscanis genome includes the window GCGGCCTGGCCGATTTCTGCGATCACGCCGTCGCGCAGGAGGACATCGGTGGGCTCTCCTTCACCGTAGATCAGCACCCCTTGCAGCAGGACCTCGGCCTCGGCCCCCGTCGGCACCGGGGCGAGGTCGCCGGTGGCGGGGTACGCACGATCATCGGGGTAGGTAGCCGAAGGTGATTTGTCGTTGTTGGTCATGGCAATAATCTCCTCGTTCATTGAAAGATTCCTACCCCACTCACGGGCGTGGTTCGCGGGACTGGGGGGCGTCGATAACCTGTGAAGAATCCGTGCCGACCAGCAAGGTAAACAGCACGGCCATGCGTACCTGCACACCCGCTGTTACCTGGTCGAGGACTACGGTGCGTGGGTCATCGGCCACGTCGTCGTTGATCTCCATGCCGCGCAGCATGGGGCCGGGGTGCATGACGATGGCATCGTCCTGCAGTTTCGCCAAGCGGGCCTTGCTCATGCCGTAACGGGTCGCATACTCCCGATGCGATGGGAAGAACCCGCCGTTCATGCGCTCAGCTTGTACGCGCAGCATCATGACGGCATCGGCGGTAGACAGTTGGGTATCCATATCGTGCGCCACGCGCACTTCACTGCCGTCCATCCCCCACTTTTCAACTCCAAAGGGAAGCAAGGTGGGAGGGGCCACGAACGTCACATCGGCGCCCAGGCGGGTCAGCAACTGTGCGTTGGAGCGCGCCACTCGCGAGTGCAAAATATCGCCCACGATCACCACGTGCTTGCCTTCGATTTCCCCCAGGTGGCGGCGCATCGTCACCGCGTCCAACAGGGCTTGTGTGGGGTGTTGGTTGGAGCCGTCACCGGCGTTGATGATCGCCGTTTCCCCCAACCAATTGGCCACTTGACGTGCCGCGCCAGATGACGGGTGCCGCATGACGATGGCATCGGCACCGACTGCTTTCAGCGTCAGTGCCGTGTCCTTGAGGGACTCGCCCTTTTTCACGCTGGATCCGGAAGCTGAGACGTTGATGACGTCCGCGCTCATCCACTTGCCTGCGGTCTCGAAAGAGGAACGGGTGCGGGTGGAGTTCTCGTAAAACATGGTGAAGATCGTGCGCCCCCGCAACGTCGGCAGCTTCTTCAGTTCACGCCCATCCAACACCTCGGCAAATCGATCCGCCTCATCCAACAGTCCCACAATCTCGTTGCGGCTCAGGTCCGCGATACTCAACAGGTGCTGCATTGGCTTCTACTCCCCTGCTTTCTCTTCATCCGACGCCCACGGCTTGTGCAGCTCCACCAAATCTTGGCCGTCGAGCTCCGTGAGGCTAACAGTGATGTCCTCCGTGGTGGAGGTGGGAATGTTCTTGCCCACGTAGTCCGCCCGGATGGGTAATTGGCGATGCCCGCGGTCTACCAGCACTGCAACCTGGACCATGTGAGCGCGACCAAGATCTCGCAGCGCGTCCAGGGCGGCCCGGATGGAACGCCCGGAGTACAACACATCGTCAACCAGTACTACAGTGGTGCCGTCGATTCCCTCACGGGGAATATGGGTGGGTTTCAGCGCGCGATGGGCTTTGGTACGCAAGTCATCCCGGTACAAGGTGATGTCTAATGAGCCGTGGAA containing:
- the pyrR gene encoding bifunctional pyr operon transcriptional regulator/uracil phosphoribosyltransferase PyrR is translated as MNTADASNTTVLLNEADVARTVARIAHQIIEKTALDSQGSNRVVLLGIPSGGVPLAERLAERITAFSGVEVFHGSLDITLYRDDLRTKAHRALKPTHIPREGIDGTTVVLVDDVLYSGRSIRAALDALRDLGRAHMVQVAVLVDRGHRQLPIRADYVGKNIPTSTTEDITVSLTELDGQDLVELHKPWASDEEKAGE
- a CDS encoding aspartate carbamoyltransferase catalytic subunit gives rise to the protein MQHLLSIADLSRNEIVGLLDEADRFAEVLDGRELKKLPTLRGRTIFTMFYENSTRTRSSFETAGKWMSADVINVSASGSSVKKGESLKDTALTLKAVGADAIVMRHPSSGAARQVANWLGETAIINAGDGSNQHPTQALLDAVTMRRHLGEIEGKHVVIVGDILHSRVARSNAQLLTRLGADVTFVAPPTLLPFGVEKWGMDGSEVRVAHDMDTQLSTADAVMMLRVQAERMNGGFFPSHREYATRYGMSKARLAKLQDDAIVMHPGPMLRGMEINDDVADDPRTVVLDQVTAGVQVRMAVLFTLLVGTDSSQVIDAPQSREPRP